A region from the Tigriopus californicus strain San Diego chromosome 9, Tcal_SD_v2.1, whole genome shotgun sequence genome encodes:
- the LOC131887257 gene encoding linear primary-alkylsulfatase-like, with protein sequence MESVIWALPEPELVLVAFAVSLAFSWWSYGHTKPSVNHLKSLDHLIIDKQAKKILKVDEHVYIASGYGTTTCALIEGNDGCVLVNALDSFEWAMEARSAFSFITKKPLKAIILSRFDPSFVNGLPIWLENDSPMGKRKESPRIFVHEEFPKVMNEHLALAVKQRLSVFSNMTISADGPNVPIELLRTFPSDLTVDICGLALELVHLGGLAKDEIGLWWPEQRIFFASDSIGLEIPDLFPIHGGPQRDPMQWIEGVEKVQKLEPEVLIMSHARPILVQAEIKEVLEIQQAVIRFLHDQTVRYMNKGLFPDQIVELIKLPIALGNHPIMALSQVPTSWIIRGLFNYYMGWFSGKASELNPQSPSVAKTKWIQLLGGELNVLQHAQRALAQDELEWGLELIELLHGANSTAESRAIHNSIMVQLAARPGLAAKEREFLTSLAGPTLRFAQEPTKSLIAENLTLNECHMILRSRVDPSKFPTGFNKKIRIRFTDHANLPLLSVEIRNSVVVIQDGSSEGHANKDWRPALSVELELNAWKVFCVHGTLDERYQAYYQKMVGPYQGTK encoded by the exons ATGGAGTCCGTCATTTGGGCCTTGCCGGAGCCGGAACTCGTTCTTGTGGCCTTTGCTGTGTCTCTGGCATTCTCCTGGTGGTCGTATGGCCATACCAAACCGTCTGTGaatcatttgaaaagtctGGACCACCTGATAATTGACAAACAAGCCAAAAAGATTCTCAAAGTGGATGAGCATGTGTACATTGCTTCTGGATATGGCACCACAACATGCGCTCTCATCGAAG GAAACGATGGTTGTGTGTTGGTCAATGCGTTGGACAGTTTCGAGTGGGCCATGGAAGCTCGTTCGGCATTCTCCTTCATCACGAAGAAACCGTTAAAGGCCATTATTTTAAGCCGCTTTGACCCCTCATTCGTCAACGGTTTGCCCATTTGGTTGGAAAATGACAGCCCAATGGGCAAACGGAAGGAAAGCCCCCGGATATTCGTTCACGAAGAGTTTCCCAAGGTCATGAACGAACATCTGGCCTTGGCCGTCAAGCAACGCCTGAGCGTCTTCTCTAACATGACCATTTCTGCCGATGG ACCAAATGTTCCCATTGAGCTCCTGAGAACTTTCCCCTCGGATTTGACAGTCGATATTTGTGGCCTCGCCCTGGAATTGGTCCATTTGGGAGGCTTGGCCAAAGATGAGATTGGACTTTGGTGGCCAGAGCAACGCATTTTCTTCGCCTCCGACTCCATTGGACTGGAAATTCCGGATTTATTTCCAATTCACGGAGGACCTCAGAG AGATCCTATGCAATGGATAGAAGGTGTAGAAAAGGTACAAAAGTTGGAACCAGAAGTATTGATCATGAGCCATGCTAGACCCATTTTAGTGCAAGCAGAAATCAAAGAGGTGCTGGAAATTCAACAAGCAGTCATACGATTTCTACACGACCAGACCGTCCGCTATATGAACAAAG GTTTGTTCCCAGACCAGATTGTAGAATTGATCAAACTCCCCATCGCATTGGGGAATCATCCTATTATGGCTCTTTCCCAAGTGCCAACCTCATGGATCATACGGGGGCTGTTCAATTACTACATGGGTTGGTTCTCGGGCAAGGCCTCTGAGCTGAATCCCCAATCCCCCAGTGTGGCCAAGACCAAGTGGATCCAACTTTTAGGGGGAGAGCTAAACGTCTTGCAACACGCACAGAGAGCCTTGGCACAGGATGAATTGGAATGGGGTCTGGAACTCATTGAACTTCTTCATGGAGCTAATTCCACGGCTGAGAGTCGA GCCATACATAATTCCATAATGGTCCAATTGGCTGCTAGGCCGGGCTTGGCTGCCAAAGAGCGCGAGTTCCTCACTTCCTTGGCAGGTCCCACTCTACGATTTGCTCAAGAGCCGACCAAGTCCTTGATTGCCGAAAATCTGACCTTGAATGAGTGCCACATGATCTTGAGGTCAAGAGTGGATCCCAGCAAATTTCCCACTGGTTTCAACAAGAAGATTAGGATACGCTTCACAGATCATGCAAATCTACCCCTCTTATCTGTTGAG ATTCGAAACTCGGTTGTTGTGATACAGGACGGCTCGAGTGAAGGTCATGCTAACAAAGACTGGCGGCCGGCCTTGTCCGTGGAGCTCGAGCTGAATGCTTGGAAGGTCTTTTGCGTTCATGGAACTTTGGACGAGCGATATCAGGCCTACTACCAGAAAATGGTCGGTCCATATCAGGGCACGAAATAG
- the LOC131887256 gene encoding protein phosphatase 1D-like — translation MSGVTPSTGPSRPASAGGSPCMGLNLRVTGYCNQGGRKYMEDVFSVAYQQTEDELDLEYAFFGIFDGHGGREAAAFAKEHLMEFIVRQKSFWSSDDESVLRAIHDGFVQTHQAMWKELEKWPKTASGLPSTAGTTASIAFIRRGKIYIGHVGDSAIVLGQQDPADPNNWVSQPLTRDHKPESDEETKRIVRCGGKVISKSGVPRVVWNRPRTGHKGPVRRSTHIDEIPFLAVARSLGDLWSYNSEEDVFVVSPEPDTFVYPIDMDKHRCLILGTDGAWNMLSPAQAVRIVCEAEKSNSQHILNPSRQWINPSKKLVDKAIERWNGNNLRADNTSVVTVMLDPPGTPKAEILMRQRELAQQLNVAGNPLIGDTAAAGINNQQLDANRGSVALVTNTTPEEPMSVDPTPPEPAVQPTPAPPSHNPAIAPQVVAPPANVLEKANSTKIISRSPKSKAQGQNLVNPPQTTNSSSRQPAMVSSNKKAPRIIHDFQRSSNARKPLNQKSTSQLNRLSDSRVDSTTTKSSSQNQGELSRGARFASTASLPREEDAIQCNEISSSDDDSPADPLKKTRARNASAKKLSRELNNLQLDSPLFSNGAVLSTSRRNRRRTRSEDNHSDAENLESQDRTNRETRQSATADVEARCHQLKARIKNIERKVSKRTVQLTHEVRNLQSDLASGWILPTSRGSSPTKDQQSHFLRSQHSPSKPSQSQPTPRSLRPRTPTKTHRSISTPSLSLRKRKRLLDAAEGAASPAKSPKTTYGTSGRVKGAKPVITRSKTARVLTLKK, via the exons ATGAGTGGTGTCACACCCTCTACGGGTCCTTCCCGGCCCGCTTCGGCCGGGGGATCGCCCTGTATGGGCCTGAATCTCCGGGTCACGGGCTACTGCAATCAAGGCGGCCGGAAATATATGGAAGACGTTTTCAGTGTGGCTTACCAGCAAACCGAGGACGAATTGGACCTCGAATACGCCTTCTTTGGCATATTTGATGGCCATGGAGGCCGAGAGGCTGCGGCCTTTGCCAAG GAGCATTTGATGGAGTTCATTGTGCGACAGAAGAGCTTCTGGTCTTCGGACGACGAAAGCGTGTTGCGCGCCATTCACGATGGATTCGTCCAAACTCATCAAGCGATGTGGAAAGAATTGG aaaaatggccaaagacAGCCTCTGGACTGCCTAGCACGGCCGGAACTACGGCATCGATTGCTTTCATTCGGCGAGGCAAGATTTACATTGGTCATGTGGGCGATTCAGCCATTGTATTGGGGCAGCAAGATCCCGCCGACCCAAACAATTGGGTAAGCCAACCCCTAACGCGGGATCACAAGCCCGAGTCAGATGAAGAAACCAAGCGAATCGTTCGCTGTGGGGGCAAAGTTATTTCCAAAAGCGGTGTTCCTCGAGTCGTATGGAATAGGCCGAGAACTGGTCACAAGGGTCCGGTTCGTCGCTCCACTCACATCGACgagatcccatttttggcCGTGGCCAGGTCCTTGGGCGACCTGTGGAGTTACAATTCAGAAGAGGACGTCTTTGTTGTTTCTCCTGAACCTGATACTTTTGTGTACCCGATTGATATGGACAAGCATAGATGCCTGATCCTTGGGACGGATGGCGCATGGAACATGCTCTCTCCAGCACAG GCAGTTCGAATTGTATGCGAGGCTGAAAAATCCAATTCCCAGCACATTCTCAACCCATCACGTCAGTGGATCAATCCTAGTAAGAAATTAGTCGATAAGGCCATCGAACGGTGGAATGGCAACAATCTGAGAGCTGACAATACGAGTGTAGTCACGGTCATGTTAGATCCTCCTGGAACCCCCAAAGCTGAG ATATTGATGAGACAGAGAGAGCTTGCTCAGCAGTTGAATGTAGCtggtaaccctctgattgGTGATACGGCAGCGGCAGGAATCAACAACCAGCAACTCGATGCGAATCGCGGGTCCGTGGCTTTGGTGACCAACACCACACCCGAGGAACCTATGTCAGTGGATCCAACCCCTCCTGAACCCGCAGTCCAACCCACGCCAGCGCCCCCTTCCCATAATCCCGCTATTGCTCCTCAAGTTGTTGCTCCTCCCGCCAACGTTTTGGAGAAAGCGAACTCGACCAAAATCATTTCGAGAAGTCCCAAGTCGAAAGCTCAAGGTCAGAACCTGGTGAATCCACCTCAAACAACCAATAGCTCAAGTCGCCAGCCCGCCATGGTGTCTTCCAACAAAAAAGCCCCGCGAATCATTCACGACTTCCAACGATCGTCCAATGCACGCAAGCCTCTTAATCAGAAATCCACATCCCAGCTTAACAGACTCAGTGATTCCAGAGTCGACAGCACCACCACGAAATCCAGTAGTCAGAACCAGGGTGAGCTCAGCCGCGGGGCTCGCTTTGCGTCCACGGCGTCGCTGCCCAGGGAAGAGGATGCTATTCAGTGCAACGAAATATCTTCTTCGGATGACGATTCACCCGCCGATCCGCTGAAGAAGACACGGGCCCGAAATGCCTCGGCCAAGAAGTTAAGTCGGGAATTGAACAACCTTCAATTGGATAGTCCACTCTTCAGTAACGGAGCAGTGTTGAGCACATCACGGCGAAATCGGCGTCGCACCCGATCCGAGGACAACCACAGCGACGctgaaaatctcgaaagtcAAGATAGGACCAATCGCGAAACCCGTCAATCTGCCACTGCCGATGTGGAGGCACGGTGCCATCAATTAAAAGCGCGAATCAAGAACATTGAGCGCAAAGTGTCCAAGCGAACCGTTCAGCTAACACATGAGGTGCGGAACCTCCAGTCAGATCTTGCAAGTGGGTGGATCTTGCCCACGAGTCGTGGCTCAAGTCCCACTAAAGATCAGCAGTCCCACTTCCTCCGCTCACAACACAGTCCTTCAAAACCGTCACAATCGCAACCCACTCCCCGATCTCTCCGACCAAGAACGCCCACCAAAACGCACAGATCTATAAGCACCCCCTCTTTATCGCTAAGGAAACGCAAACGCTTGCTAGATGCGGCGGAGGGTGCGGCATCTCCCGCGAAATCTCCCAAAACAACCTATGGTACGAGTGGTCGCGTGAAGGGAGCTAAACCTGTGATCACCAGATCAAAGACGGCCCGAGTGTTGACCCTGAAGAAATAG
- the LOC131887258 gene encoding UDP-N-acetylglucosamine transporter-like → MGYTYLLLQMGPDREHPSPGNKAPEESLSHKEINKPWETGSCVWFRMVAHRVSHSSVFKYLLLLTLTLNTSFTVLLLRASKFSVGNDGRIYQSSTAIFMAEAVKFLTCFSVLTWKEGLMPSFWHFYSEVILKWRETAKLLIPASLYMVQNNLLFIAVQYVDPATYQITYQMKILTTALCMACMLKKRLRGNQWIALVILTLGVALVQLENLHGGKSSPSLNLESSGVDNNAGTVYGLIFIGIACFSSGISGVYYEKLVKTGAQQSVITRNLQLTFLSLPLTFLAVFASQDTRSDIKEFGFFQGYGPLTWIVILFQALGGLLVAVVVKYTDNILKGFATSVSIVICTVFSLLTEDNMTVGPKFLIGTTLVISSSIMYNAAGMAAAEAENSPKLLPFSQNREPPNGH, encoded by the exons ATGGGCTACACATATCTGTTGCTTCAAATGGGTCCGGATCGGGAGCATCCTTCCCCCGGGAATAAAGCTCCTGAAGAATCTTTGAGTCACAAGGAGATAAATAAGCCTTGGGAGACGGGATCTTGTGTTTGGTTTAGGATGGTGGCTCACCGGGTGTCACATTCTTCAGTGTTCAAATACTTGCTATTGCTGACCCTCACTTTGAACACTTCGTTTACGGTTCTACTATTGAGAGCGTCCAAGTTTTCGGTGGGAAATGATGGGCGAATCTACCAGAGTTCCACAGCCATCTTCATGGCTGAAGCTGTCAAATTTCTCACCTGTTTCTCCGTTCTGACTTGGAAAGAGG gttTGATGCCCAGTTTCTGGCACTTCTACTCCGAGGTAATCCTCAAGTGGCGGGAAACGGCCAAACTGCTTATCCCCGCATCTTTATACATGGTCCAGAACAATTTACTCTTCATCGCCGTCCAATATGTTGACCCAGCCACCTACCAG ATCACCTATCAAATGAAGATCCTCACCACAGCTCTGTGTATGGCATGCATGCTCAAAAAGCGTCTCAGAGGCAACCAATGGATTGCCCTCGTCATTCTCACCCTGGGCGTGGCTTTGGTGCAA TTAGAGAATCTCCATGGTGGAAAAAGTTCACCCTCATTGAACCTGGAGTCTTCTGGCGTGGACAACAATGCCGGAACCGTATACGGTCTGATTTTCATTGGCATCGCTTGCTTCTCATCCGGAATATCCGGCGTCTACTACGAGAAACTTGTCAAGACTGGCGCTCAACAATCCGTCATCACAAGAAACTTACAACTGA CATTCCTGTCTCTTCCGCTCACTTTTTTGGCTGTGTTTGCGTCTCAAGACACTCGTTCCGACATCAAAGAATTCGGATTCTTCCAAGGGTACGGTCCCTTGACTTGGATTGTGATACTTTTTCAG GCTCTAGGTGGGTTGTTGGTGGCCGTGGTGGTCAAATACACGGATAACATTCTCAAGGGCTTCGCCACCTCGGTTTCCATCGTGATTTGCACCGTGttctctcttttgacggagGACAACATGACGGTGGGACCCAAGTTTCTCATTGGAACCACGCTGGTCATTTCATCCTCGATCATGTACAACGCAGCTGGAATGGCGGCCGCCGAGGCTGAAAACTCGCCAAAGCTTCTTCCTTTCAGTCAGAATAGAGAGCCGCCCAACGGACATTGA
- the LOC131887259 gene encoding LOW QUALITY PROTEIN: uncharacterized protein LOC131887259 (The sequence of the model RefSeq protein was modified relative to this genomic sequence to represent the inferred CDS: substituted 1 base at 1 genomic stop codon): MPYTELCKRQILDNIKAYQEAFGDRKNVIGFSLKANPNPEILKLIHQGGLSVVAVSGFEVKLALEIGFPGNRIYFNGNGKRPWEMALALENGCIMNVDSVFNAKQLVKIVQEKDTSVEVLLRLNIEIETNVHPYLKTASQKSKFGIVDGDFQETLKVLLPEAQIKVIGLHXHLGSTIDDVSVYTQLFKLLEKVIEENAPALTNINLVNVGGGLGIKYYHEESKDVPTVNDLANALPHNSPFAIMVEPGRSLVGNTGVLLVQTIGVKTTTMKNFIVVDGSMTELIRPALYDAFHNILPVVKKKGGQTHLVDFVGPVCESGDFLGKDRQVRLPSEGDYFAVMDSGAYCMAMASNYNLRARPAEILVNGEKFHLIQHRETYDQVVRRLGY, encoded by the exons ATGCCATACACAGAGCTGTG TAAACGCCAGATTCTGGATAACATCAAGGCATATCAGGAGGCTTTCGGCGATCGGAAGAATGTGATTGGGTTCTCATTAAAA GCAAACCCTAATCCGGAAATTTTAAAACTCATCCATCAAGGTGGTTTGAGCGTGGTTGCCGTGTCTGGCTTTGAGGTGAAACTCGCTTTGGAAATCGGGTTCCCTGGTAATCGAATCTATTTCAACGGCAACGGAAAACGTCCTTGGGAAATGGCTTTGGCCCTAGAGAACGGATGTATCATGAATGTGGATTCGGTGTTCAATGCCAAGCAGCTcgtcaaaattgttcaagaaaagGATACGAGTGTGGAGGTTCTTTTGCGATTGAACATTGAGATCGAGACCAATGTCCATCCGTATTTGAAAACAG CTTCGCAGAaatccaaatttggcattgtGGACGGCGATTTTCAAGAGACTTTAAAAGTTCTCTTACCCGAAGCTCAGATTAAAGTGATCGGTCTTCATTGACACTTGGGAAGCACCATCGATGATGTCAGTGTCTACACTCAATTGTTCAAGCTTCTGGAGAAGGTTATTGAAGAGAACGCACCAGCCTTAACCAACATTAATCTCGTCAATGTGGGTGGTGGTTTGGGAATAAAATATTACCACGAAGAAAGCAAGGACGTCCCCACCGTCAATGACTTGGCCAATGCACTCCCACACAATTCGCCTTTTGCTATAATGGTGGAGCCAGGGCGATCTCTGGTGGGAAATACTGGGGTTCTCTTGGTGCAAACGATTGGAGTGAAAACCACCACAATGAAGAACTTTATCGTTGTGGATGGGTCCATGACGGAACTTATTCGCCCTGCTCTTTACGATGCCTTTCACAACATATTACCCGTGGTCAAGAAAAAAGGTGGCCAAACCCACCTGGTTGACTTTGTGGGTCCAGTCTGTGAGTCTGGCGACTTCTTGGGCAAGGATCGACAAGTCCGTCTTCCTTCTGAAGGCGACTACTTCGCCGTTATGGATAGTGGCGCTTACTGCATGGCCATGGCTTCGAATTACAATCTGCGAGCTAGACCAGCTGAGATATTGGTGAACGGTGAGAAGTTCCACTTGATCCAGCATCGAGAGACCTATGATCAAGTGGTGAGGAGACTGGGTTACTAA
- the LOC131887383 gene encoding uncharacterized protein LOC131887383: protein MEPRLLAFILFGLGTLDLSLGITGAAEEFSKRLSAGQDFHQSGQIQDFDFSKFFPDIEKTHPAPSKHESRALPTEESADMYGGYSASQGQASIETYDQLEDTFKTSLESQPEERQAFQIPSEFQSFDGPAVEPAALTAAEGGFLLPSDFNLPGPLPESGGSISGPEFSVPTQFRDTESFEEPEQLRNPGQFALPREVTGAGNLSPPFDGFSAPFGSSNSFLNLLGNSNLGAFGGSNFGKRLDRKGSQEQSEDRSPPGFSREPKKRFTLQDEIDIVKKYQKKQAQTASLVEDLKQSRQSPNTFDRSNGFGPKFELSKFERPNEDLSGALDSFEPSYEKYDFQENFQSRFQDQPAYSYEEPENEPPKSNEYRTEPKVIDTFGFGPRHNNPSNNNPQFRTPNKPSNHFQYDYDQEEEEEEREAAEQPSLYRGYSNEQDSFREETEENQAHLGGTSGFGPGYDSFAPEFDSTENPESYQDYDRPKRFNPVREPTYSTRDRGFVSTFDSPNPFGGSSIGLSPPTFVNPQKTAQQLTPKEDYQGTRSSFGQGGGFPSAYFGGQFTEEELDEPVAYSSPQEPFFTQQRENFPQRSREPESRNPFHFSQPASSENSFSSYAREASKTYPSYREPDHSQTSGYDSDHAYDAVPNSYETKLVDLRSKIFDGQKFDKFGFAEKSGPVYQDGFKDRSGEEVEFVEDSSDEPREPSKASSGAVNPVEYSFRRFAGYPGFPETLASTTVLDSRTEPVTEKMPAEVPYTHQEKTVRSKVESSPYERPSTSKLKEETEHFRPQESKESFQHHFEGFNFGSSGYEKAEKQDDTYKQQQSSEATTEPLPSMEEHTSVYEHRDNHGSLESYDVSRETNKNFKWKKEGSSKKKYDHIKKKFDPSQEKKHQSPFKLKQKSSFREPTKSESFETVDVAFDASTALSNPTIAPEMTTPQPTLDYPNTKFVAPTPEEGFKPMGGSTKILDTLLQETVTSTPLPPTTYEYTEISFREPITSTLANEEGHSQPPFSTTKPTKGPIYYKSFKQSSSTSKETIRSFPSKSSDEDVIDVLADSHPRARPKKENHSGEFNKPYRRSYSHMHNAPPARGSPKNKNPPPVPKQQKPHHRPNSDKQQRLVQHLQSQQQQQQQQAQLSRPQKPNGPVPRRQRINQNQRLKSMIKQHLPKRRPNGQIRANLPGGLTLNWPPKNKNKGPVAKNMAKNIRRVTDLFSSKDRDQRKPKANIRQVSAVVLPYVAGAMVSSPLVAAII from the exons ATGGAG ccgcGCTTGTTGGCATTCATCCTGTTTGGCCTTGGCACTTTGGACTTGAGCCTTGGAATAACCGGGGCGGCCGAAGAGTTCTCGAAGCGTCTCAGTGCGGGCCAGGATTTCCATCAAAGTGGACAGATTCAGGATTttgacttttccaaatttttccCCGATATCGAGAAAACCCATCCAGCTCCATCGAAGCATGAATCCCGCGCTTTGCCCACTGAGGAATCAGCAG ACATGTATGGTGGTTATTCAGCATCACAGGGTCAGGCTTCAATCGAAACCTACGACCAACTTGAAGACACGTTTAAAACATCCCTCGAATCTCAGCCTGAGGAGCGgcaagcatttcaaattcccAGCGAATTTCAGTCCTTTGACGGACCCGCTGTGGAACCCGCAGCTCTGACCGCAGCCGAAGGCGGCTTTTTGTTGCCGTCGGATTTCAATCTGCCTGGACCTTTACCCGAAAGCGGTGGATCCATATCCGGACCCGAATTCTCGGTTCCTACTCAATTTAGAGACACTGAATCGTTTGAAGAGCCAGAGCAGTTACGAAATCCGGGCCAATTTGCTCTTCCACGTGAGGTGACGGGTGCGGGAAATCTAAGCCCCCCATTCGATGGCTTCTCAGCGCCTTTTGGTTCGAGTAATTCGTTCTTGAATCTTCTCGGGAACTCAAACCTGGGAGCCTTTGGAGGCAgcaattttggcaaaagatTGGATCGGAAAGGCAGCCAAGAGCAATCCGAAGACCGATCTCCGCCTGGTTTCTCCCGCGAACCCAAGAAGCGGTTCACTCTCCAGGACGAAATCGACATTGTGAAGAAatatcaaaagaaacaagCCCAAACGGCTTCACTCGTTGAAGACCTGAAACAAAGCCGACAATCTCCAAATACATTTGACAGGTCAAACGGTTTTGGACCCAAATTCGAATTGTCGAAGTTCGAACGACCAAACGAGGATCTTTCGGGTGCTCTTGACTCGTTTGAGCCTTCCTACGAGAAATACGACTTCCAAGAGAACTTCCAATCACGCTTTCAGGACCAGCCCGCCTACTCTTACGAAGAGCCGGAAAATGAGCCTCCTAAATCGAATGAGTATCGCACCGAGCCAAAGGTCATTGACACGTTCGGCTTTGGGCCCAGACATAACAATCCGTCTAATAATAATCCACAATTCAGAACACCTAACAAACCTTCCAATCATTTCCAGTATGACTatgaccaagaagaagaagaagaagaacgagaagCAGCTGAACAACCGTCCCTCTATCGCGGTTATTCCAATGAGCAGGATTCATTCAGAGAGGAGACAGAAGAGAATCAGGCCCACTTGGGGGGAACTTCCGGGTTTGGGCCCGGATATGACTCATTTGCACCGGAATTCGATTCAACGGAAAATCCGGAGTCGTATCAGGATTACGATCGACCAAAGCGATTCAACCCAGTACGGGAACCAACCTATTCTACCCGTGATAGGGGGTTCGTTTCAACTTTCGACTCCCCCAACCCGTTTGGCGGGAGTTCCATTGGGCTGTCACCACCCACCTTCGTAAACCCTCAAAAAACGGCCCAACAACTCACACCCAAGGAGGATTATCAAGGAACTCGATCGTCATTCGGCCAAGGTGGCGGATTCCCAAGCGCTTACTTTGGAGGACAATTCACTGAAGAGGAACTGGACGAACCAGTGGCTTACTCATCCCCCCAAGAACCGTTCTTTACTCAGCAACGAGAAAATTTTCCCCAAAGATCCAGGGAACCCGAATCTCGAAACCCATTTCACTTTAGCCAACCTGCTTCATcggaaaattcattttcaagctaTGCCCGAGAAGCCTCCAAAACATATCCCAGCTACAGAGAACCAGATCATTCCCAAACTTCTGGCTACGACTCAGACCACGCCTATGATGCCGTCCCCAACAGCTACGAAACCAAACTTGTCGACCTCAGAAGCAAAATCTTTGACGGTCAGAAGTTCGACAAATTTGGATTTGCAGAGAAATCGGGACCAGTCTATCAAGATGGCTTCAAGGACCGGAGTGGCGAAGAAGTAGAGTTCGTGGAAGACTCCTCGGACGAACCACGAGAACCCAGCAAGGCGAGTTCCGGTGCTGTTAACCCGGTGGAGTACTCGTTCCGCAGGTTTGCCGGATATCCCGGCTTTCCAGAGACCCTGGCTTCCACGACAGTTCTAGATTCCAGAACCGAACCAGTAACCGAAAAAATGCCCGCTGAGGTGCCATATACCCATCAAGAAAAGACAGTCCGTTCCAAAGTGGAGTCATCGCCCTATGAGAGGCCGTCCACTTCAAAGCTCAAAGAAGAGACCGAACATTTCCGGCCGCAAGAATCAAAGGAATCCTTCCAACACCATTTTGAGGGATTTAACTTTGGATCTTCTGGTTACGAGAAAGCCGAGAAACAGGACGACACTTACAAGCAGCAACAGAGTAGTGAGGCAACTACCGAGCCATTACCCTCGATGGAGGAACACACGAGTGTGTACGAACACCGTGACAACCATGGTAGCTTAGAATCGTATGATGTTTCAagagaaacaaataaaaacttcaagtggaaaaaagaGGGATCCAGCAAAAAGAAATACGATCATATTAAAAAGAAATTCGATCCAAGTCAAGAGAAGAAGCATCAGAGTCCCTTCAAACTGAAGCAAAAGAGCTCCTTCAGGGAACCAACTAAGAGTGAGTCTTTTGAGACAGTTGACGTTGCGTTTGATGCGTCCACTGCGCTTTCAAATCCCACCATAGCGCCTGAAATGACCACACCTCAGCCAACATTGGATTATCCCAACACCAAATTTGTGGCACCCACTCCCGAGGAGGGCTTCAAACCGATGGGTGGATCAACCAAGATTCTCGACACACTCCTTCAAGAGACAGTAACCAGCACCCCATTGCCTCCTACCACTTATGAGTACACAGAAATCAGCTTTCGAGAACCAATCACCTCCACGTTGGCCAATGAGGAAGGTCACTCCCAACCGCCATTCAGCACCACGAAACCTACAAAAGGCCCAATCTACTACAAATCATTTAAACAGTCCTCATCCACATCCAAGGAAACGATCCGATCATTTCCGTCAAAAAGCTCGGACGAAGATGTCATTGACGTACTTGCCGACTCCCATCCACGTGCCCGACCCAAGAAAGAAAACCACAGTGGCGAATTCAATAAACCATATAGAAGAAGCTACAGTCATATGCATAACGCGCCACCCGCCAGAGGATCGCCCAAGAACAAAAATCCTCCTCCAGTACCAAAACAACAGAAACCACATCACCGCCCAAACTCTGACAAACAACAGAGACTGGTCCAGCATCTGCAAtcacaacagcaacaacaacaacaacaggctCAACTGTCAAGGCCACAAAAACCCAATGGCCCAGTTCCCCGAAGACAACGAATCAACCAAAACCAGAGGCTAAAATCCATGATCAAGCAACATTTGCCCAAACGCAGACCCAATGGACAAATTAGGGCCAACCTGCCTGGTGGTCTGACACTGAATTGGCCTcccaagaacaagaacaaaggACCTGTGGCCAAAAATATGGCCAAAAACATTAGAAGAGTGACTGATCTATTTTCATCCAAAGACCGAGATCAGCGAAAACCAAAGGCCAATATTCGCCAAGTCTCTGCAGTCGTTTTGCCATACGTAGCCGGAGCTATGGTCTCCTCTCCGCTTGTGGCAGCTATCATTTAA